The following nucleotide sequence is from Mangifera indica cultivar Alphonso chromosome 1, CATAS_Mindica_2.1, whole genome shotgun sequence.
CTAATTATCCAAGGTAAATACTttctaattaaacaaaataaacgAATGAACATGTCAAACAGTGATATGCTTGTTCAAGGTATGACTTTCTTCTGATACAAGTGTCAGACATACTCAGGCACAGTGATGAGCAATTTCAAGAGATATGTGCGCATCCTTTACGTGATGAAATAACTATCAGAAGGTCAGCAAACGCCCAGGCCTCGCAAACTCGGACACAAACACGAGCAGTTAAGAGGCAGAAATTCGGCAGCAACACATGTTTAATGGAAGTAGAACTAGAAAACGCACTTGACATTTTGCACACGAGTCTAAGAACACAGAAAACTAATGAATTTTGCAGAAGTTTCAAAGGTGTGAATGAAAACCAGAAGCCTTTTCTTTCCCAAGAACAAACGAAAAATATGATCTTACAACCCAAAATAAAAGAGCAGAAATAAACTTCTCTTTTTctagattttaattttgaaaatggctTCAGAAATACCATGCCCCATGTCTAAGACAGTAGGGGGGAAAAACTCaggaaaacaaaacaaatgcaGATTATAagaatttgtataatttattttcaatatatacaAGATCACAATGTACAGTTCTCAGGCTAAATTACTGTATTAATTCGGTGATCAGATTTCCTACATCCCCTTCACAAAAAATAACATGATAAACATTGTGGTACAATCAGAAACTATAAAGGGGTTAAAAAATGATACAACAACTTGCCAACTAGCAAAGTTGAGCAGGCACATCAGCAACATTTTCTGTGCTAAATCCTATTACATCAGATTTCCTACATCCCCTTCACAAAAAATAACATGATAAACATAGTGGTATAATCAGAAACTATAAAGGGGTTAAAAAATGATACAACAACTTGCCAACTAGCAAAGTTGAGCAGGCACATCAGCAACATTTTCTGTGCTAAATCCTATTACATCACATTCAAACATTAAGTTCTGAAGTAATCTACCACATCCAGACTAGTAGAAGTTCAAGCCATCATCAAATCATCCATAACATTGATCTGATCAAATGTCAATAAACTAAAACAGACATAGCAAAAGATTCCAAAAACTAAAAAGCAAAAGTTCATCTTCAACATCAATGTCGGTAATGATTAAAAGTTATGCATTGTCTTCCTCTCACACGCAAGGTTGAGGTCCTCTTCATCTGTAAGGAAACACAGTTCTGCTGAACAGCTTCAATTCTCAAGATCACTGATCCTTCAAGCTATtaataaacaaagaaatgagTAAGCAACACTGCAATCCAGGCCTTAACACAGTCAACAGAAAACATTAACAAgctttggttaaaaaaaaaggtaaccATAGATTTCAATCGATCGGGAAATCACCATATTAGGCAATTTGAGAAAAAGGATTAATTGACAGGCTTTGGTCAAGAAAAGCAACCTTAGATTTCAATTAACTGGTAAGTCACCATATTAGGCAATTTGATAAGAATATAATGTGGTGGCAGAACCACCAAATTCAATTAAGATTATGAAATTATACCTTGACACCAACCCCCAAATTCAATcagtaagaaaaaaataatctaaaacaggTTCCAAGAATCCACTGCATTTTTTAACATCAAACTAAAGTGCTATTGATTCAGGTTTGATTATCTAAACAGAGGAAAGTGTTCTGTCACTTCTATATGACTGATTTCAGCAGGGCAGACACAAACCAAACTACATTCCAAGTTTAGCAAATTGGCAAATTGAATGGAAGGCGTCTCTGTAgttcattatattttaaccatgtacttaaaaagaaaagataaaagcaAAGCACATTCATGCCAGTTATATCTAGACACTGAAAGCATCTAACTGTAAAATAATAGACTTCATTAACAGGACTATTATGCCTTCAGAAAAGATACATTGAAAATTCTCTACCAGAAAAGAAAGCAGAACAGAAAATTGAAACCAAGAACTTACTTCTTTCATGCAATGGTGAAACCATACTCCTGGTGAAATGCGACAATCAAGAAACTTAAGGCAATGAAATGAGAAGTAATGTTCAGCAATTAAGGACCAAAAACGCCACTTGTAAGAGTATCTGAATGAGCATGAAATAATAAGCATCAAACTAAGCTATTCGGAAGTAAGCCGTCGTCTCTTTCCATAATCAGCATCCCTCGATCTTGAGCGATGTTCATCCTCTTGAGATAAACGTGACTTACTGTGCCTTGATGATCGCCCCCTGTCCCATTCATCATCATGCTCTGTTTCACGGTCCCTGTACCTATGATGATCCGGATATCTTTCTCTTTCCTCCCTATACCGATCACGCTCCCTTTCTCGGTCTCGCTCCCTATCACGGTCACGCTCACGATCTCTTGAACGTTCACGGTCCCTATCACGCTCTCTGTCCCTGTCTCGACCAACATCCCTGTCATCACGATGCCTTCTCTCAGCCAAGTCGTGATCATGCCCCATATCCTTTTCTCTAGGCATGTCTCTTTCATACCCAGGCTCTCTATCATCGCGATACCTTCTCTCAGAGGAACCAGACCAGTCCCTTTCTGAAGCTCGATCTTTTTCCTTCATGGAATTCTGCCAACCTCCTCTGTCATGACTCACCTCGCCATACTGTTGGTCAGAAGCAGCTTCCTCACCATAACTAGACTCTCCAGCTCTTCCACCACCATGCTCCTCACCACCCCATCCTCCCATACCAGGATCTGACCACATTCCCATATTAGGCCCCTCAACACCACCTGCAGGCATCATACCACCCATCCCATTCATTGGCATCCGACCATTAAAAAACGCAGGATTAAGATGAGGTGCTACACCAGGCAATCCAATACCTCCTACAGGTGGGAAGGAAGATAGAACCCCTGAAAATGGAGGTGTTGGGGCACCGGGAAAACCCCCATAACTGCCCATCCTCCCCATAGGTGCACCAAACCCTGGATCAAATCCCATTGACTGAGGATGCATCAAGGGAGGAGCCCCACCAATGCCTTGCCCAAATCCGTTTCCACCATTCCCCATCATACCTCTTCCACCCACTGCACCAGGCCCCCTATTCCTCATTGGACCAGCTGGCCCTCTATTTCCCATCCCTTGCATATTGCCTCTTCCCCAATTCCCTCTTCCATAGCCACCTCTATTATTGTCCCCACCTTGATAATTCCCACCGGTTGCAATATTATTTCCTCCGGCCTTACCCCCACCATCATTTGCTCCCCTCCTACCTTGCCCAATGTTAGCTTGTGACATCTGCTGATTCCTATTAACTTGAGCCTCCCCCATCTTCTTAACGCTAAAAGGTGATGCATATGCTACCACACATGGCCGTCCATTAAATAAATGTCCATTCATATTCTCTTTACATGCAGTGGCTGCAGCTGGGTCATAGAACTCAACTTGGCAATACCCCTTTGACTTCCCACTAGCCTTTTCATCAAAAAACTTCACCTCTTTCACCTGCCCGTACTTATATAACTCTGCTTCTAACTCAGCATCAGTTGTCCACCAATGCAAATCACCAACAAACAATATCGTCCCACCACCACCTCCTAAACCACCACCAACACCGCCACCAGCATTACCAACAACAATGTTATGACCATTACCACCACCAACAACTACCCCACCTCCCTGTCTCATCATTGCTTCATTCCCCATACCACCACCGCCAGTATGACTTTGCTGCACTATATTCCCTTGAACACCACCACCAACACCAGTACCACCTCCAGTATTATTACCACTATTAACATTGTTATTGCTCATAACCTGCTCTTCAACTTCGCTCGTCACCTTACTCTGCCCTAATTCAACCCTAAGCGCACCTCCACCACTACGCCCACCCATCCCGCCAGGCCCACTAAATCCTAAATTCTGCTTAGTATcgttattattgttattaccGAAATTTCCCCCAGAAACCCTAGGCAAACTACTATTGCCACTCTCACCAACAGTGCCCGCAACATTAGGCGCTGAATCTAGTTTCTTCTCCTCATCATTACGGTTAGTATTACtcttgttattaatattatcatccTTTTCAGACCCCACAACGTCCTCGTTctgtttcaaactttgaagaaacCCTTCACCGACATTAACATCATTATACAGATCATCAAAATCGTCATCCTCTTCCCCGAGAAACCCCTCATCAGCAACGGCTGAGATCGCTTCGTTACGATGAAACTGCTCCACCTGATCCCCTTCCTCCATTTcttttctctccctctctctctctcaataaatattttcagttttgacCAAAAATTGAAACCAGAAACATGTCGCTCTGGGTGTTTACCAGATGCAAAAGACAATAGAGATGCTTAAAATGAAGGAAAGATTCGAGCTTTGTTAGATCTTACCAGTGAAAATTGAGATGAAATGAAAGGATCTTCGCGAACGAAACCCTAATCTGGAAACTCGTTATCTATTTGTCTTCTTTcaaagtttctttctttctattttattattattattattattttgggtgTTGTTTATAAATCTACTGATCCCAGTTGCTAACGTGATCAGGCGGTATTGTACGCACTCCTATCTGTGAAACGCAGCGTTTTGGTGGACAATGTATGCTGAAAAATACTGAATCAATATTAGCCTATGTCTccattaggttttattttttattttttaaattttacaaggaaataaaataacttaaaatttaattttatagtgaTAGTAATCAatgagaaagaaattaaaaatatatttataacatatgaAAATTATCTAGTTAAGGTCGTTTTGAATAATTAGAATGAAATCATGTTTTATATATGAGTTTTGAATAATGattaaacataatcaaaatataattatatcaaaacaatcttatttttaaaattattaaaagtcgattcaaattgagttaatttagttcgacaataaataatactattaaaaagggaaaaattgtCAATAAAACAAACTTTAGTACATCAACACTAATGAAACATTGATCTCGAGCTAAATAGTATTTAGAGTCTTATTTGGCTTGAATCATATCCACTAATGAGAATTACTGAGCATACATATTTCAACTGATGGATTCTTGAATTTTTGGTGGTAATACTTCATAGTGTTTTGGtgaggatattaattaaaatagctttttatttttttcattttatacatatataattattttcttttgtattttatattttttaatttggctttacttttaaaaagagaatattttaaaatttaggattaACTAGATAGATTTGTTGTCTAACCAAAAACTCGatcaactaatttttaaaaataaattagttggtTAGATATTTGGTCAATTGATCAACCACCGATCAAatcgattttttaaaaataaagccAACCAACTAGCCACCTTTCTCACTGTCAAAATTGTcgaaaatttttacatttttattttattttactatatatatCAATCTTAATTGGGTGAGTAAGTAAATTTTATGCCTTGACTTTATGAGTCTGTATATTGACTAGATAAATataaagtctaaaatattttaaatattttatgtttttgattaGGTAAATATAAAgtctaaaaataattatatatatatatatatgagagtTAAATAATGGTGGAGCCGAAGGCTCCAAATTCTTATATTCACTCATTCGTTCCATGGGCCACGGCTTAGATTCCAGATTTGGTTGCCCACCATcggatttaaaataaaattattttttaatctaattcaaatatcaaattattaatctGAAACTAATTTcagattgaatttaatttttatcaaattcagTCTTAACTATAACATAACCGTGAGCAGCACATCACTTGTATAAATTGGAACAAgttaaatagattaattttagTACTCGTATCGTATAGTTCTCGTACGATACTACCAAAGATTCTAACCCATCGCATAATTTCATCCAAACCGGACAGACGAAACTGTCCCGGCCGGTTATATTTTTCCGAGTAACGGCAACTTCACCGGCTATAGCAGGTTACACTAAGCTACAAATCCAACGGTCACATTTATCCGTTTCACAATTCACAACGTTCTGCTTTTCGTTATAaatctctttcttctcctcaaTCTCTAAACACACTCCGTAAATAACAAATCTGAGCAAAACCCACTTCAGATTCAGGCAATTCAACATGTTCAAACTActtgtattttgttttctagTCTTTTTCTTGTTGGATTCCGGTAGTGTACAAGCAGACAATGCGCCTGCTCCATCTCCCGGCACCGCCGTCACAAAATCACCCCCTGCTCCGGCCAAATCCCCGGCAAACAATCCTTCGGAAAGTCCCCAGGTGTCACCTTCGCAAGCCCCAGTTTCATCCCCGCCAAAAGTTTCTCCTGTGGCCGCTCCTGTGAAGTCACCGACAGTTTCGCCTGTGTCGCGGCCACCGGCAACTGCTCCGCCTACTGTCTCTCCTGTGGCTGCTCCTGTGAAGTCACCACCAGCGGTTTCCCCGGTGTCGCCGCCACTGGCAACTCCCCCGCCTAGTGTCACTCCCCCTGCACAATCTCCCGCAAGTCCTCCTTCCTCACCGGCTGCAACTCCAGTTGCTCCGCCGACACTGTCTCCAGTCGTGGCTCCGCCGACATTGTCTCCAGTCGTGGCTCCGCCAACAGTGGAGGGTCCGGTTGCTGCTCCAGCACCGGAAACAGTCCCAGCAAGCATTCCATCGAGTTCAGCGACTCCGGGCGAAGCTCCACCTGTGTTCCCCTCTAGCAGTAGTCCACCGGTTCCAACACCAGGAAGTTCTGCACCGGAGTCGGCTCAGGGTCCGATTAGTGATGAATCGGGCGCCGGGTTAATGTTTGAGGTTAGGATCATTTTAAGTGGATTTGCAATTGGAGCTGCCTTGGCATTCTAAAACTTCTATCAAATCAACCTGATTTTCCACATTGTACTCTTAGTTTTTTGTTacggttttgattatttaatgaaTGTGTAGTTTAGTATGAAtttctatttgaattataaatatttttatattgttatattctTCGGAAACTTGACAATGTTATCAGAGATATCTTGGTTCATATAAAATAGAGTGACGAAGCTCAAATCGATTGCGGGTTTAGGATACTGCTCCTTACCCTTCCTTTCTCACCTAAAGGCAGACACCCGAGGATATCTATGGGTCCTGTGAATGAAGTGATCGCCAATTTCGACCCACAtgtagaaataaaaattgttcaaatgGTTGAATCTTAAATTACAAGCCTTAAATTACAGTGAAAGAAGATGTGAACATTAGGTGCCACCACCCATTTAATTAGCAATGGTGGCCTCTCTGGCAATTCATGGCGCCTGCAGATGGAGTGTAAATGGTTAACATTGAGGCTGGTCTAGCCACCATGCTTGAAGCTTTCAAGTAGCTTCCTGGAGATTCTTCTCCTGACGATGTGAAGAAAGCGCCATTAAGCATTCTGTCTCCATCTGATCTCCAGTTCCATTTCTTCCACTCTTCCTCGTCTTCTGATTCATGCTTGGTCACCTGCAGCAACAATGATAACCAAAATGCCAATCATTATCAGAAATGTTTTGACTTAGATTGAATTTTGACTTAGATTGAATATTGACTCAATCAAGGGGTTAATCTAGGATTTAGTTGACTTAATTGACACTTAACCTAATAGAGGTAGATGTGAATCGACCGAGTTTGAATAtcttttagtttaagtttgattaaataaaaaatagtttaattcgaatttgtttAGAAGTCAGTGGTAGTTCAACTGAGTTCATAAGTTC
It contains:
- the LOC123198542 gene encoding vegetative cell wall protein gp1-like — translated: MFKLLVFCFLVFFLLDSGSVQADNAPAPSPGTAVTKSPPAPAKSPANNPSESPQVSPSQAPVSSPPKVSPVAAPVKSPTVSPVSRPPATAPPTVSPVAAPVKSPPAVSPVSPPLATPPPSVTPPAQSPASPPSSPAATPVAPPTLSPVVAPPTLSPVVAPPTVEGPVAAPAPETVPASIPSSSATPGEAPPVFPSSSSPPVPTPGSSAPESAQGPISDESGAGLMFEVRIILSGFAIGAALAF
- the LOC123221866 gene encoding uncharacterized PE-PGRS family protein PE_PGRS54, translating into MEEGDQVEQFHRNEAISAVADEGFLGEEDDDFDDLYNDVNVGEGFLQSLKQNEDVVGSEKDDNINNKSNTNRNDEEKKLDSAPNVAGTVGESGNSSLPRVSGGNFGNNNNNDTKQNLGFSGPGGMGGRSGGGALRVELGQSKVTSEVEEQVMSNNNVNSGNNTGGGTGVGGGVQGNIVQQSHTGGGGMGNEAMMRQGGGVVVGGGNGHNIVVGNAGGGVGGGLGGGGGTILFVGDLHWWTTDAELEAELYKYGQVKEVKFFDEKASGKSKGYCQVEFYDPAAATACKENMNGHLFNGRPCVVAYASPFSVKKMGEAQVNRNQQMSQANIGQGRRGANDGGGKAGGNNIATGGNYQGGDNNRGGYGRGNWGRGNMQGMGNRGPAGPMRNRGPGAVGGRGMMGNGGNGFGQGIGGAPPLMHPQSMGFDPGFGAPMGRMGSYGGFPGAPTPPFSGVLSSFPPVGGIGLPGVAPHLNPAFFNGRMPMNGMGGMMPAGGVEGPNMGMWSDPGMGGWGGEEHGGGRAGESSYGEEAASDQQYGEVSHDRGGWQNSMKEKDRASERDWSGSSERRYRDDREPGYERDMPREKDMGHDHDLAERRHRDDRDVGRDRDRERDRDRERSRDRERDRDRERDRERERDRYREERERYPDHHRYRDRETEHDDEWDRGRSSRHSKSRLSQEDEHRSRSRDADYGKRRRLTSE